A part of Silurus meridionalis isolate SWU-2019-XX chromosome 18, ASM1480568v1, whole genome shotgun sequence genomic DNA contains:
- the lmod2b gene encoding leiomodin-2, translating to MSTFGYRRELSKYEEVDEDELLASLTAEELQELENELADIDPDDKVPFGLRQKDQTVKTPTGTFSREALMKYWEKETRQILENEMMGSSSPTSGSENNEKGHITESNSEESEEEKEAEDKKEMDGCVDDEEEDRIEKDELEEQVTEEEEEDEKEEAEKEGEEEEEEEEEEEEKEIVQKQDLEQESVLEKCDSLQNMSNNQSNLKPEYSVRTTSPQESNQLSGNPTVLDEALEKVLHDDPDTTEVNLNNIDNICQENLIRFSEALRFNTHVRVFTLANTRADDPVAFAIAKMLKENCHIITLNIESNYITGKGILALVQALTHNKNLTELRFHNQRHICGGQVEMEMVKLLRENTTLLKLGYQFALPGPRMSMTGILTRNQDFQRQKRMQELRQQQGGASTPINPRTSLLQKSTPTSSPYISPRSSPWSSPKLPRNDVIKRTPQPSLPPPPPPPPPPPPPPPPPPFPKAKSIPEKRGPTRMIAEVIKLQEASAKKQEDQSKGKSKSKKGKKSVSKENGTENILRELKNALRPIADRDSSRPSTPMRSARDELMAAIRASSVKSLKRVEVPQYLR from the exons CTTTGGATATCGCCGTGAGCTGAGCAAATATGAAGAGGTGGATGAGGATGAGCTGCTTGCCTCACTGACAGCTGAAGAACTCCAGGAATTGGAAAATGAGCTGGCTGATATTGATCCAGATGATAAAGTCCCCTTTGGACTAAGGCAGAAGGACCAGACGGTTAAAACCCCCACGGGCACGTTTAGCCGAGAGGCTCTAATGAAATACTGGGAGAAAGAGACACGCCAGATTCTTGAAAATGAGATGATGGGCTCTTCAAGCCCCACGTca GGTAGTGAAAATAACGAAAAAGGCCACATAACAGAAAGCAACAGTGAGGAatcagaagaagagaaagaagctgAGGATAAGAAGGAAATGGACGGTTGTGTAGATGACGAAGAAGAAGATCGTATAGAAAAAGATGAATTAGAAGAGCAAGTCactgaggaagaggaagaagatgagaaagaagaggcagagaaagagggggaagaagaggaagaggaagaggaagaggaggaggaaaaagaaattGTCCAAAAGCAGGACCTTGAACAGGAGAGTGTTCTGGAGAAATGTGATTCTCTGCAGAACATGTCCAACAATCAATCAAACCTTAAGCCAGAATATTCTGTGAGAACAACTTCACCGCAAGAGTCAAACCAGTTGTCAGGAAACCCCACTGTCCTTGATGAAGCTCTAGAAAAGGTCCTACATGATGACCCTGACACCACTGAAGTCAATCTCAATAATATTGACAACATTTGCCAGGAAAACTTGATACGTTTCTCAGAAGCATTGCGCTTTAATACACATGTGCGAGTGTTTACTCTGGCAAACACTCGGGCTGATGACCCAGTGGCATTTGCCATTGCCAAAATGTTGAAGGAGAACTGCCACATTATAACCCTAAACATTGAATCCAACTACATCACAGGAAAGGGTATACTAGCCCTGGTGCAAGCActtacacacaataaaaatctaacagagCTCCGCTTCCACAACCAGCGGCATATCTGCGGAGGTCAGGTTGAGATGGAGATGGTCAAACTCTTGAGAGAGAACACCACCCTGCTCAAGCTTGGCTACCAGTTTGCCCTGCCTGGCCCTCGAATGAGCATGACTGGCATCCTCACACGCAATCAAGACTTTCAAAGGCAGAAGAGGATGCAAGAATTGCgtcagcagcaaggaggtgcctCAACTCCTATCAACCCACGAACGAGTCTGCTTCAGAAGAGCACTCCAACCTCCTCTCCATATATATCCCCTAGAAGTTCACCATGGTCCTCTCCAAAACTGCCACGTAATGATGTGATCAAAAGAACCCCTCAACCAAGTcttccaccacctcctccacctccgccaccacctccacctcctcctcctcccccaccTTTTCCTAAAGCCAAGAGCATCCCTGAGAAAAGGGGTCCAACTAGAATGATTGCAGAGGTCATTAAACTTCAAGAAGCGAGCGCCAAAAAGCAGGAGGATCAGAGCAAGGGCAAGTCTAAGTCTAAAAAAGGCAAGAAAAGCGTTTCAAAGGAAAACGGGACTGAAAACATTCTTAGGGAGCTGAAAAATGCACTGAGGCCCATTGCAGACAGGGATAGTTCCAGACCCTCTACACCGATGCGGTCGGCTCGTGACGAGCTCATGGCCGCTATCCGAGCAAGTAGTGTCAAATCACTCAAACGG GTGGAAGTGCCACAGTATCTTCGATAA